AATTGATGAGAGTATCAGAACAGGCAAGCTTGATGACTTGAGCAAGCTCACAGAAGAACAGAGGAAGTTCATTATTTGTGCAAAATGACAACCGCAGTATCATCAGACACTGTAATAAGCTGTTCGCAGTGCTAATGATCAAGGACAATAGAATCAGCAAACCACAGAATTGGGGATTCATAATTACTGTGTAATTCAGGGGATGACAAATAGCtgcatagcggtcataggccattgcAGCAAGGACACTGCTTTCTAATACAGCGAAACTCAAAACAAAGCAGGCCTGAGTGAGGCAACCTGTGTAACTGATGCTATGATCCTGTGTGTGGATGTTCTTCAACATGTTTGGGACAGTGGTTGTACTTAGGCAGATGTCAGTAAATGAAAGCTTGGAGAGAAAGAGATACATTGGTGTTTGTAGATGGGAGTCAGAGCTGACAGCAATGATGATGAGCAAATTTCCCACAATTGTAACCAGATATGTAAACATAAAGAAGCCAAAGATGAGGGGCTCTACTGTAGGATCATAGTTTAGTCTCATCAGAATAAAGTAGGATGTGCCTGTTTGGTTTCCAGGTTCCATGTTGCTGATCAACCTAGTAGAAATACAAAGTAAAATCAGATGTATGGACACAATGCTTCATTTGGgactattttagaaataaaatttttactctcACTTAAGATGTATTCctcaatttcatttaaaatataaaccagTAGAtaatacttaatatttttatatcaatagccaacaatttatttatttatgtatttatctatttatttattttcttatatttgaatGGGGACATTCATGTGCATCAACATACATGTAGATATCAGAATGGAACTTATATTAATCAGATTTTTCATTTGGCTCATGAGCTTTTAGCTAGTAGTCAGTTTATCAATCTTGGCAACAGGAGACTACCTGGTAAGTAGTCTTGTAGGTTGGATAAATGTTCAGTTTTGAGAACATATATTTTTACTGATGATCTTTACCATTCGCACAATAAAAGCCTGAAGGCATATATATTTTCCTTTGCAATTTTTCCTTCCATTATCCCCTCTTTCCTTTTCATTGTTGTTtctataaatacaattttaaataaagtCTATACCTATTTTCATTGCAAAAAgaacatttttataaatttttggtAATAGAGAGTTTATGTTTTTTAAACTACAAATTATCTTCATTTCTGTAACCATAAAATTAGTATCATAGTTAAACATTTGTGGTTATGTCATTTTCAATCCCTAGGAATCTACAAAACATAAGCTCTAATGAATGAGATTGTGTGAATAATTGATTAATATAGAGTGAACATAAGatcccattttatttttatttgtcttttgtgTGTGACTTACTTATAAGTATTTTTCTTCTtactaaataatttttattgcttaaataaaaaaaataagaacaaaaaatcATAATCttgaaattttgtattttttaattaccTTCCAgagatatatatttaaatactgc
This portion of the Mus musculus strain C57BL/6J chromosome 9, GRCm38.p6 C57BL/6J genome encodes:
- the Olfr847 gene encoding olfactory receptor 847; translated protein: MEPGNQTGTSYFILMRLNYDPTVEPLIFGFFMFTYLVTIVGNLLIIIAVSSDSHLQTPMYLFLSKLSFTDICLSTTTVPNMLKNIHTQDHSISYTGCLTQACFVLSFAVLESSVLAAMAYDRYAAICHPLNYTVIMNPQFCGLLILLSLIISTANSLLQCLMILRLSFCTNNELPLFFCELAQVIKLACSDTLINYILIYLATFIFGGIPISGIIFSYTRIVSSILKISSLRGRYKAFSTCGSHFVVVSLFYGAAVGVYICSAITVSPQITTVSYMMYTVLPQMLNPFIYSLRNRDMKKALGKLITKVSCFL